AACGAGACCCTGCTGATCTCCGGGGGCGGGGGTGTCATCGGCATCCTCCTCGGTGCCGGGATGGCGGTCGCCATCAACATGCTCGCCCGCTGGGAGACCGTGGTTTCTGCAGCGGCGGTGCTGATCTCGTTCGGGATTTCGGTTTCCGTCGGCGTGATCTTCGGGCTCTACCCGGCGCAACAGGCGGCGAGCAAGGATCCCATCGAGTCGTTGCGATACGAGTAGACCCCGTTTCCTGCGTTCGGCGCTTGCGTCTACGGGAAAAGGCCGATGCGGGCATCGAGCTTCTCGCGGGCGTTCAAGCGCATGGTGGGCGAATCGCCCGGAGCCTGGCGGCGGGCGCGCCGCGTCCGCACCAAGGGCCGCCCGGCTCCAGCTCCGCGGAACGCTAGTGTGTAGAGCCCGACTCCGGTCGGGCCGGGGCAGCGACGCCGCTCTCGAATCCGGCTCTTCTCGTTCGTCTCGTGACCTTCCTCATCCCCAGCGCGGCTGTTCGTCCGGATCGATACCAAGCGTCATCTTTGCGACGAGCTCGTGCGACAGGGTCCAATTCGCCGGGTGGAAACGGCCGGCCCGCGCATCGCGGAAGAGGCGCTCGAGCTCGCTCTTCTTGAACATGCCGAAGCCGCCCGAGAGATCGAGGGCACGATCGGCACAACGGAAGCCGGCCTCCACGGCGTTGTATTTCGCCGCTACAATGCGCAGCGCGAATTCCGGACCTCGCTCTTGGGCGTTGGACCAGTCTTTGGCCACACTTTCGAGCTGTGGTAACACGCTCTCGAGCAGCAGAACGATCTCCGCCAATCCATACTGGACGATCGGATGATAGGCCATGCTCCGCGATACTCCCAGAGACTTCTTCTCCTTGAGCATCTCGACAACGATGTCGCGCATGCGCGTCGCCAGACCGTAGTAGATGTTTCCGAAGTTGATGAGCGCCCAGGCAAAGATGCCGAGAACGAAGGCATCAATGCCCGCGGCACCGGCCGGGACGACACGCCCAATATACCGATCGGGAATGAAGACGTTCTCGAGAACTGTGTCGTCGCTGCGCGTTGCACGCATCCCCATCACATCCCAGGTTTCCTTGATGGAGATCCCCTTCGTGTCGCGCGGCATGAAGGCGTGCACGATCTTGGGCGCCTTGGGATCCTTTGCATCCATGCCGTGAAGGCCGAGGAATGTCCACACGGGCGTCAGACTACCGAACGACTTGCGCCCGTTGAAGCGGTAGCCACCCTCGACACGCTCGGCCGTGGTCGTGGAAAGAAGCAGCGGCAGGTCGTTACCCGATTCAGCATGGCCGGCGGCAAAGACCGCTCCTTTTCCGGCCTCCTCGAGGATCCATTGCAGCGACTTGTCGCCAGCACGCCAGAGGTCCGCCACGAGCCCCACCCAATAGTGATGCATATTGAGTCCTAATGCCGTCGCCGGGGCGTGGTAGGCGAGCTGTCGCGCCACGCGCGCTACCTCGGCTAGGGACATGCCGTAGCCGCCGAACTCGCGCGGCACGCTCATCAGCAAGTAGCCGGCATCGCGAAGCTCTTGGTAGTCCTCTTGAAAGAAACGGTTCTCCCGGTCGTATTGCGGTGCCCGTTCATGCACATGCCGCAACAAGTCCGCGTTCAGCGAGAAAATGTCGGTCTTCGTCATCTATTCTCCTCCCTCTCGTCCGCACCTCATCTGGAATCCGCGCCTCCAGCGTGGGACACGGGCAGATTCCCGTCCGACGATGTCGGCCGCATCAACTGGCGTGTGGCGAAACGATACCCAGGATGAACCTGCGCGTCAACTTGCCGGCACCGTGCGCGCTGCTCCGGCTTGACCGTGGGCGTCGCGACCTTCCTCATCTGCACCGCGAGGCCCGAGCTTCGCGCTCTGGCCAGGTCTCAAGCCGACTCCGGTCGGGCAGGGGCAGTGACGCCGCCCACCACCAGGAGACGTTGCTGCGCCTCGCGTGCTTGTTCCGCGTCCGGGACCTCGTCCGAGTGGCAAGCGTGCTTGACGCCGCGCCGCTCGAGGACGTGGCGCGCCTCCTCGCTCAGGCCCGGCGACTTGGCGCTGCGCCGTTCCGGTTGGAACTCCGGATCCTTGCCGCTGGCGAAGCTCTCGATCTCCTTGCTGATCCGCATGCTGCACCAATCGTGGCCGCACATGGCGCAGAAGTCCGTGTCCACGTCGAGGTCCTCGTCGTGGAAGGCCCGCGCCGTGTCGCCATCGAAAGCCAGCTCGAACTGCTTGGGCCAGTTGAGCGCCGCCCGCGCCCGCGACATGTCGTCGTCCCACGCCCGCGCGCCCTGGATGCCCCGGGCGATGTCCCCCGCGTGGGCGGCGATCTTGTAGGCGATGCAGCCCTCGCGCACGTCCTGCGCCTTCGGCAGGCCCACGTGCTCCTTCGGCGTCACGTAGCAGAGCATGGCGGCGCCGGCCCGCGCCGCCTCGGTGGCGCCGATGCAGCTGGTGATGTGGTCGTAGCCCGGGAAGACGTCGGTGACCAGCGGCCCGAGAACGTAGAACGGCGCGTCGTCGCAGACCTTCTGCTGGATCTGCATGTTCCAGGCGATCTCGTGCAGCGGCACGTGCCCGGGCCCCTCCACCATCACCTGCACGCCGAGCGCCCGGGCCCGCTGCACGAGCTCGCCCAAGACCTCGAGCTCGGCGATCTGGGCGGCGTCGCCGGCGTCGTGGGTGCAGCCGGGGCGCACGCCGTCGCCGAGCGAGTAGGTGACGTCGTACTCCCGCATGATGGCGGAGATCTCGTCGAACATCTCGTACATGGGGTTCTGCTTGCCGTGGTGGATCATCCACTTGGCGAGGAGCGAGCCGCCGCGGGAGACGAGGCCCGTGACCCGGCGCGAGATGAGGTACAGGTGCTGCTTGAGCACACCCGCGTGGATGGTGAAGTAGTCCACCCCTTGCCGGGCCTGGGCTTCCACCGTGTCCAGGATGTCGTCGTAGGTGAGGTCCTCGAGGCGTTTGTTCACGATCATCGAGTAAATGGGCACCGTGCCGATGGGCACGGTGCTGTGATCGATGATCGCCTGGCGGCAGGCATCGAGGTCGCCGCCGGTGGAGAGGTCCATCACCGTGTCGGCGCCGAACTTCTGCGCCCAGCGCAGTTTCTCCACCTCTTCACCGGTGCTGCTCGTGACCGGCGAGGCGCCGATGTTGGCGTTGATCTTGGTCGTGATCATGCGGCCGATGCCGATGGGGTCGAGCCGCTTGGGAGCGCGCTGCCCCACCATGAATCCGGGTGTGGCGAGCTCGGCGGCCCGCTGCGACACCGTCTGATTGACCCAGAAGCGAGCCTCCTCCGCAGCGCCGGGATGACCCAGGCCCGTTTCCGGATAGGCCAAACCGTGAAAGGGCAGCTCCTCCGCCCCGGGCCGAGGCGCTCCGTCGCTCGTTGCGGGTCGCGGCTCGGAGCCGCCGGACCCTGCCAGGTGCCTCACGTTGGCGGGAATCACCAGGCGTCCCCGGGCCACTTCGTCGCGAATGAACTCTGGCGTCACGTTCTCGCGCAGCGCGACGCGGCGCATTTCCGCCGTCACCTTGCCCTGCCGGGCGGCTTCGAGCTGCGTCATGTCCCACTCCTCCTGTCTCGCGGCCAACAAAAAAGGCCGCCTCGGGAGAGCGGCCGAGCGTTCCTGGATCGGGCCCGAGCCCGAAGAAAGTCCGTGCGGTCCGCTTCCCTACGCCGGTACGAACCGGTTCAGGTTCCAGGGGTATTGTCTCAGCCCGCGCTCCGGGCACCCCCAGCGAACGGCGCCATTCTAGCAGCCTTCCGCGCCGGCACAAGGCCCCCCAAGACGCCTCGGGAAAGCTACGGACAAACCGCTTCTCGCGCCGAGATGCGCTGCGAACGACAATGAAATCCTGAGGCGCATGAAAGTGATCTGCAGGGCTCAATCACCTTGACAGCCCGACCCTCCTTGCGCCTAATAAGGTTCGACTTCTCCATCGAGCCGGATCCTGGGTGCTGCGTGCCGGGCAGCAGTTACAGGAGAGTTCACGTCGTGCGTGCCTCGAAAGTGCATGCACCCGCATTCTCTTTCGCCGTCGCCTCACGACGGTCGAACCGCCACCACGCCCTCTCGCTTGTCATTCCATCAGCGCCGGAGGTTCGGACCATGTCCCTCGGGGCAAGAATCCTTGCCATGGCAATCGCCGCCTTCCTGATGCTCTCGGGTTCTTGGTCGGGCGCCGAGCCGATCGCGCATCCTCACGTGCAAGACGAGATCATCATCAAGTTCGCGCCGACGGCCACACAGGCGGAGAAGAACGCCATCCTCGGCGACCTGGGGGCGACGAAGCTCAAGGACCTGAAGCGCATGAATGCGGCGAGCCACCGGCTGCACGGCCTCACCGTGGAGCAGGCGGTGCAGCGCTACAAGAACAGCGCCAAGATCGAGTACATCGAGCCCAACTACATCCGGCAGGTGGAGGAGATCCCGAACGACCCGCAGTTCTCCGGCCTCTGGGGGCTCCTGAACACCGGGCAGACCGGCGGCCGGCCGGACGCGGACATCGACGCCGAGATGGCCTGGGACGTGTTCACCGGCTCGGAGAACGTGGTGGTCGGGATCATCGATACCGGGGCGGATTTCAACCATCCGGACCTGGCGGCGAACATCTACACCAACCCCGGCGAGACCCCGGGCAACGGCATCGACGACGACGGCAACGGGTACATCGACGACGTCCGCGGCTGGGACTTCGCCAACAACGACAACAGTCCCATGGACGACAACGGCCACGGCACCCACACGGCCGGCACGGTCGGCGCGGTCGGCGACAACGGCATCGGCGTCGTCGGGGTGAACTGGCGGGTCAGGATCATGCCGCTCAAGGCCTTCAATGCGGGCGGCGGGGCCACCGATGTCGATCTGATCGAGGCCATCCAGTACAGCACCATGATGGGCGTGCGTCTCACCAGCAACAGCTGGGGTGGCGGTCCGTTTTCGGCCGCCATGTTCCAGGCCATCTCGGCAGCGAACGCCGCTGGCATCCTCTTCGTCGCCGCCGCCGGCAACTCCGGCTCCGACAACGACGCGTTCCCCCACTACCCGTCAGGTTACGACTTGCCGAACGTCGTTTCCGTCGCCGCCACGGATCACAACGACGCCCTCGCCGGCTTCTCCAGCTACGGGGCGACGACAGTAGATCTCGGCGCGCCCGGCGTGGACATCCTGAGCACCCTCCCGGGAAACAGCTACGGGCACTTTAGCGGCACCTCCATGGCCACGCCCCACGTCTCGGGAGTGCTGGCGCTCATCTGCGGGCGCTTTCCCGGTATCGGCGCGCCGCAGGCCAAGGCCTTGCTCCTCATCCGCACCGACCCGGTGCCGGGTCTCGCCGGCAGAGTCCTGACCGGTGGACGGCTCAACGCCTTCGGGGCGATCGCGGAACCCGACAGCACTCCGCCCGGCCCCGTCTCCGACCTGGCGGTGGGGCAAGCGGGCTCGAACTGGCTGGTGCTGCATTGGAGCGCGACGGGGGACGATGGCACGAGCGGCACCGCGAGCCGCTACGAGCTGCGTTACGCCACCTTCCCCATCACCGCTGCCAACTTCGACACCGCGACGCCGGCGAGCGGCGAACCGGACCCGGGTCCTCCAGGAACGGCGGAGGAGATGCAGGTGCGGGGCCTCGCTTTCAATACCCCCTACTACTTCGCGGTCAAAGTTCTCGACGAGTTCGGCAACCCCTCGGAGATCTCGAACATCGTCTCCGGAACCACCCTCGGGCCCCCGGAGATCGACGTCCAGCCCACGGCGCTCGCCGAGGCCCTGCTCACCGGCGCGTCCTCGACGCAGAGGCTCACGCTCCACAACCTCGGGGAAGGAACGCTCGATTTCGTCATCCCGAATCCGGCCCTCGTCACCTCCCCCGTGGCGATCCAGCAGTCCTTGGTTCTCGGCAAAGACGAGGTCGACCCGCGGGCGGGCGCCCCGATTCTCGCCGGCTCCGGCGGCCCGGATGGCTTCGGCTACCGCTGGGTGGACAGCGACGAACCGGGCGGACCGGGCTTCGCCTGGGCGGACATCTCCGCCACCGGGAGCGTGGCGCTTTCGGCTGGCGACGATGTGACAGCCGGTCCCTTCCCCCTCGGCTTCTCGTTCCCGTTCTACGGTGGCGAGTTCACCGAGTTCTTCGTCACCTCGAACGGCATCATCAGCCTGTCCGAAGCGGACGCCTCCTACGGCAACCAGCCCTTGCCGACACCGGGGGCCCCCCCGCACCTGATCGCCGCCTTCTGGGACGACCTGATCCTGAGCCCCGGGACGGTGTACTGGCGGAACGACGGCTCACGTCTCATCGTCCAGTGGCAGGGTGTCCAGCACTACGGAAGCGGCGGCCCCTACACCTTCCAGGCCATCCTGAGCCCGAACGGCAGCATCCTCTATCAATACCTGTCGATGGGAGAGCCACGCACCAGCGCCACCATCGGCATCCAGAACGGCAACGGCAGCGACGGCCTGCAGGTGGTGTTCAACGCCCCCTACGTGCACGACAACCTGGCGGTGCGGATCGCCAGCGTGCCGCAGTGGGTGACCGTGGCGCCGGCCTCCGGGACCGTGGTGGCGCCGGGAAGCACCGTGCTCGACGTGACGATCGACGCCGCTTCTCTCCTCGGGGGCGCCTACGAGGCGGAGATCCATGTGCTGAGCAACGACGCCGACGAGCCGGACTTGCGTATTCCCGTGCAGCTCCAGGTCACCGGCGCGCCGGACATCGCGGTCAGCGCCAGTGCCCTCGACTTCGGCTCGCCTTTCGTCGGCGGCCAGGTCCTCCGCGACCTCGTGGTTTCCAATCCCGGCACCGACGTGCTGCACGTGACCAGCGTCGCCGCCGACCACGCCGACTTCAGCACCGATGTCTCGAGTTTCGACCTGGCACCCTTCGGCGCCCGGACCCTCCACGTCCGCTTCGCCCCCAGCAGTGCCGCGGTGATCCAGGGGACGCTCACGCTCACCAGCAACGATCCGGACGAAGGTCAGGTGAGCGTGGCGCTGCAGGGCGAAGGGCTCCTGCCCCCGGACATCGCCGTATCTCCGGCTTCCTTGAGCGCCGATCTGCTCTCGGGTCAGACGGCGACGCGCACGCTCACCATCGCCAACCAAGGGGTGAGCAACCTGGACTTCCAGCTCGCCTTCGAGTTCCTGTCGGCGACGGCCGGGGCGACGTCCGTCCCCAAGACGCCGGTGGGACCGGCACGGCTCGCGGGCTCCGGTCTGGGAGATCAGGAACCGCGCCTGGCTTCCGAGCTGGTACGGCAGGAGAAACGTCAGGGGCCGCCGCCAACGAACCGGAACTTCGCTGGTTCGCTCCCGCCTGCTACCGCCGCCGAGCTCCGCACCTACGGCGTGGCGGCGGAGAACATTCTGGTGTACGCCGACGACTACCGGCACAGCGCCGGGAGCCACTACGTCGACCAGGCCTTGCAGGCCCTCGGTCTCTCCTACACCGCCTATTACAATGATCCGGGCGGCTTCGAGCTCGCTCTCGCCAGCGGCTCCTGGGATCTCGTCATCGTCGACAACTACAGCTTCGGCCTCGGCCCGGTGTGGGACGACATCGACGCCCACATCGCGGCCGGCGGCAAGGCGCTCATCACCACCTGGAATCTCGATGCGGTGAGCGGCGAACCGCTCTGGGCCCACCTGGGCTTGCAGGTGGTCAGCGACCTCTTCTCCGCCATGCCGGTCTTCCGCTGGGATCCCGGTCATTCGCTCTTCACGAGGCCCGAGTCCGTCCCCGACTTCACCCAGCTGAACGACTTCTACACCGACGACGGCGACCGGGTGAACGCCGTCGGTTCTTCCCAGCTCGTTGCCGGCTTCACCCCGACGGCCACCGCGGGCCAAGGAGCGCTCCTCTTCACCGCGGCGCGGAACGCCATCGTCAACACCTTCATGCCGGTGGAGAGCACGAGCGACCGCGACGCGGACGGCAAGCTCGATGCGGTCGAGCTGTTCACCAACGAGATCAGCGCCCTCTCGGTTCCGGCTTGGCTGTCGGCCAACGTCGAAGCCGGCACCGTGCCCCCTGGCGGCAGTGTCGACATCCAAATCACCTTCGACGCTACCGATCTGTTCGGCGGCGACTACGACGCGCGGATCACGGTGACGAGCAATGATCCGGACGAATCGCCGGTGCAGGTGCCGGCGCACCTGCACGTCACCGGCGTGGAAGACATCGAGGTGCAACCGCTCGCCCTCGACTTCGGCAACGTCTTCCTGGGCTACAGCGCGCAACGGACGCTCACGGTCACCAACGCCGGCACCGACGTGCTCACCGTCTCGGGCACTTTCGTCGGTCTGACCGACTACCACCTGTCGGCGTCGAGCTATGTCCTGCAGCCCCACGCCAGCAGGACGATCAACGTGACCTTCACCCCCACCCTCGCGGCGGTGCGGAACACCCAGCTTGCCTTCGCCTCCAGCGACCCGGACGAACCGCTCGTCCTCGTCACCCTCGCCGGCACCGGGCTGGTGCCGCCGGTGGCGACCCTCCTGCCGACGAGCCTGTCGGCGAACCTGCTCAGTGGCGCGAGCGAGACCCAGTTCGTCACCCTCTCCAACACCGGCGGCAGCGATCTGGAGTTCAGCGCCAGCCCCGAGACCCATGTCTCGTCGGTGGAGAACGCGCACCTGGAGCTCGCGAAGGGCGAGCCGGATCCGCGCATCGGCGCTCCGGTTCTGCAGAACACCGGCGGACCCGACGGCTTCGGCTACCGCTGGATCGACAGCGACGACCCCGCCGGCCCTGACTTCCAGTGGATCGATGTCAGCAGCACCGGCACCCCGGTGTTCTCCTCCCCGGTGGACGACTCCAACATGGGTCCCTTCCCCATCGGCTTCGCGTTTTCCTATTACGGCAACACCTACACCGACTTCCGTGTCTGCTCCAACGGCTTCATCAGCTTCACCTCGTCGTCGGCGCAGTACTCCAACCAGCCGCTGCCGAACCTCTTCGCCCCGGAGAACATGTTGGCTGCCTTCTGGAGCGATCTGGCGGTGATCCCGGCGGATGGCAACGTCTACTGGCACAGCGACGGCACCCGGCTGGTGGTGCAATACGAGAACGTCCGGCACCTCGGAGGCGACGGACCCTACAGCTTCGAGATCGTCCTCTACCCGAACGGCAGCATCGTCTACCAGTACCTGTCCGTGGGCGACGGCTACCCCTCCAACACCGTTGGCTTCCAGAACGATGCCAGGAACGATGGTCTCACCGTCGCTTTCAACACCAGCTACGTGCACGACAACCTGGCGGTGCGCATCGCCGCCTTGCCTCCGTGGCTCAGCGTGTCGCCGGCCACGGGCGTGGTGCCCGCGGGAGGCAGCGTGCAGCTGGCGGCGACCTTCGACGCCACCGGCCTCCTCGGCGGCGGCTACGAGGGGAACCTCCTCGTCCGCAGCAACGATCCGGCGCACCACGAGAGCCGCGTCCCGGTGCACCTGCAAGTCACCGGAGTCCCGGACATCGCGCTCGGCGCCTCCGCCCTCGACTTCGGCTCGACCTTCCTCGGTACCCAGGTCACCCGGGACCTCGTGGTTTCCAATCCCGGCACCGACGTGCTCCACGTGACCGGCGCGGCGGTGAACCATGGCGACTTCAGCGTGGCGATCTCGAGCTTCGACCTGGCGCCGTTCGGGAGCCGGACGCTGCAGCTCACCTTCGCTCCCAGTAGCGCCGGGGTGATCCAGGCGACGCTCACGCTGGCGAGCAATGATCCGGACGAAGGCCAGTTGAGCGTCGCACTGCAAGGCCAAGGTCTCCTGCCGCCGGATATCGCCGTTTCTCCCCCTTCCTTGAGCGCTGACCTGCTCACCGGGCAGACAGCCACGCGCACGCTCACCATCGCCAACCAAGGCGCGAGCACGCTCGAGTACCAGATCGGCTTCGAGTACCTGTCGGCGCCGTCAGCGACGACGGCGGCGGCCGGGAAGACGCGCGGCGCTCCGGCGACGGTGGCACCGCTGCCGATCGCCCGGGGCGAAATGAGTGCGGTGCCAGTGCTGCCTCGCCTCCAAGCGGAGCCGAATGCGCCAGGAGGCACGGCGCCCCCGGCGGAGTTCCGCACCTATGGTTTGGCGGCGGAGCGCATCCTGCTCTATGCGGACGACTACCGGCACAGCGGCGGGAGCCACTACATGGACCAAGCCCTGCAGGGTCTCGGTCTCTCCTACACCGCCTATTACAATGATCCCGCCGGCTTCGAAATCGCCCTCGCCAGCGGCTCCTGGGATCTCGTCATCGTCGACAACTACAACTTCAGCCTCGGCCCCGTGTGGGACGACATCGACGCCCACCTCGCTGCCGGCGGCAAGGTTCTGATCACCACCTGGAACCTCGATGGGGTGAGCGCCGAACCTCTCTGGGCCCACTTGGGCTTGCAGTGGGTCGGTGATTTCTTCACTCCCTTGCCCGTCTACCGCTGGGATCCCGGCCATCCCCTCTTCACCAGTCCCGAGTCGGTCCCTGACTTCACCCAGCTGACCGACTTCTACAACGACGACGGCGACCGGGTGAACGCCCTCGGTTCCTCGCAGACCGTGGCCGGCTTTACTCCCGCGGCCACCTTGGGCGAGGGGGCGCTGCTCGTGTCCGCCGCACACAACGCCATCGTCAACACCTTCATGCCGGTGGAGAACGACCGGGACCGGGATTCGGACGGCAAGCTCGATGCCATCGAGCTGTTCACCAACGAGATCACCGCGCTCACGATCCCGGCTTGGCTCTCCTCCGGCGTCGAGTCCGGCACCGTGCCCCCCGGTGGCAGCGTCCAGGTGCAGATCACCTTCGACGCCGCCGAACTGCTCGGTGGCGACTACGAGGCCCACATCGTGGTGACGAACAACGATCCGGACGAGTCCGAGGTACGCGTGCCGGCGCATCTGCACGTCACCGGCGTCGAGGACATCACAGTGGGACCCCTCGCCCTGGACTTCGGCAGTGTCTTCCTGGGCTTCGACGCACAACGGACGCTCACGGTCACCAACGCCGGGACCGATGTGCTCACGGTGACGGGGACGATGCTCGGACTGCCCGACTACAGCGCCAGTCCCACGGCCTACGTCCTCCAACCCCATGCCAGCGCCACGGTCACCGTGACCTTCGCTCCCACGGTCGGAACGGTGCGGAACACGCAACTCGCCTTGGCTTCCAGCGACCCGGACGAGCCCATCGTCGTGGTGGAGCTCACGGGCACTGGAGTCGTACCGCCGCAGCTCTCGGTCACCCCGGCGACGCTCACCGCCGCGGCAGCCCCGGGAGGACAGAAGACGAAGACGTTGCGCATCTGCAACAACGGGGGCAGCGATCTGGTCTTCGGGACCAGCGTGCAGGTGAGCCTGAGCAGCCCGGCGTCGACCGTGGCGCTGCCGGGGCTGGATGCCGCGGGGGCCATGAAGCTCGCCTCACCACGAGCGACCCGCCTCGCGCTCGGCGCCCCGGCCTCCGCCGTGCTTGCCGCCCCGCCCTTCGTCGCGGTCACCGCCTCGACTTTCGTGCCGGTCGAGCACGTGGAGCTCGCGAAGGGCGAACCGGATCCGCGCCGCGGCGCCCCGGTGCTCCAGAACAGCGGCGGACCCGATGTCTTCGGTTACCGCTGGATCGACAGCGACGACCCCGCCGGTCCCGCTTTCCAGTGGATCGACGTCAGCCGCACCGGCACGCCGGTGTTCCTCTCTCCGGTGGACGACTCCAACCGGGGTCCCTTCCCCATCGGCTTCGGGTTTTCCTACTACGGCATCACCTACACGCAGTTCCGCATCTGCTCCAACGGCTTCATCAGCTTCACTTCGCCGTCGGCGCAGTTCTCCAACCAGCCGCTCCCGAGCACCAACGCCCCGGAGAACATGCTGGCCGCTTTCTGGAGCGACCTGGCGGTGAACCCGACGGAGGGAAACGTCTACTGGCACAGCGATGGCACCCGGCTGGTGGTGCAATACGAGCACGTCCGGCACCTGAGCGGCGAGGGGCCGTTCAGTTTCGAGATCGTGCTCACTCCGGATGGCAACATCCTGTACCAGTACCTGACCATGCTCGACGGCTATCCCTTGAACACCATAGGCTTCCAGAACGACACCCGGGACGACGGTCTCACCATCGCTTTCAACACCAGCTACGTGCACGACAACCTGGCCGTACGCATCGCCGTCGTGCCGCCCTGGTTCAGCCTCTCGCCGGACCATGGCGTGGTTCCTGCCGGCCAGTGCATGGATCTCACGGTCACGCTGGATGCGGCGGAGCTGGAGGCGGGCGACCACAGCGGCACCATCGTCGTCTCGAGCAACGACCCGTACCATCCGTCGCTCAGTGTCCCCGTCCTCTTCCACGTCGGGGAGATCGAGGCCGTCGTGGCGGACATCGACCCCAACGCGATCAATCCGCAGTCGAACGGCAACTGGGTGACGGCGCACGTGGAGCTGCCGCCGGGATACGCCCCGGGGGACGTGGTGATCGAGACCGTGACGCTCAACGGCACGG
This portion of the Candidatus Krumholzibacteriia bacterium genome encodes:
- a CDS encoding acyl-CoA dehydrogenase family protein, whose amino-acid sequence is MTKTDIFSLNADLLRHVHERAPQYDRENRFFQEDYQELRDAGYLLMSVPREFGGYGMSLAEVARVARQLAYHAPATALGLNMHHYWVGLVADLWRAGDKSLQWILEEAGKGAVFAAGHAESGNDLPLLLSTTTAERVEGGYRFNGRKSFGSLTPVWTFLGLHGMDAKDPKAPKIVHAFMPRDTKGISIKETWDVMGMRATRSDDTVLENVFIPDRYIGRVVPAGAAGIDAFVLGIFAWALINFGNIYYGLATRMRDIVVEMLKEKKSLGVSRSMAYHPIVQYGLAEIVLLLESVLPQLESVAKDWSNAQERGPEFALRIVAAKYNAVEAGFRCADRALDLSGGFGMFKKSELERLFRDARAGRFHPANWTLSHELVAKMTLGIDPDEQPRWG
- the thiC gene encoding phosphomethylpyrimidine synthase ThiC; the encoded protein is MTQLEAARQGKVTAEMRRVALRENVTPEFIRDEVARGRLVIPANVRHLAGSGGSEPRPATSDGAPRPGAEELPFHGLAYPETGLGHPGAAEEARFWVNQTVSQRAAELATPGFMVGQRAPKRLDPIGIGRMITTKINANIGASPVTSSTGEEVEKLRWAQKFGADTVMDLSTGGDLDACRQAIIDHSTVPIGTVPIYSMIVNKRLEDLTYDDILDTVEAQARQGVDYFTIHAGVLKQHLYLISRRVTGLVSRGGSLLAKWMIHHGKQNPMYEMFDEISAIMREYDVTYSLGDGVRPGCTHDAGDAAQIAELEVLGELVQRARALGVQVMVEGPGHVPLHEIAWNMQIQQKVCDDAPFYVLGPLVTDVFPGYDHITSCIGATEAARAGAAMLCYVTPKEHVGLPKAQDVREGCIAYKIAAHAGDIARGIQGARAWDDDMSRARAALNWPKQFELAFDGDTARAFHDEDLDVDTDFCAMCGHDWCSMRISKEIESFASGKDPEFQPERRSAKSPGLSEEARHVLERRGVKHACHSDEVPDAEQAREAQQRLLVVGGVTAPARPESA